The Thiothrix subterranea genome has a segment encoding these proteins:
- a CDS encoding NAD(P)H-dependent glycerol-3-phosphate dehydrogenase encodes MSERIQSIAVYGAGSWGTALALQLARNGLDVLLWDINPEHVANLNRQRENAHYLPGIAFPDKLQCSADLPTVAAFADYHLVVVPSHVFREMLRKLAPLLNAADAVLWATKGLELETGKLLHQVLEEELPQCRAYGVVSGPTFAAEVARGLPTAMTVAANQPALAQAVAAAFSAANYRAYISNDVLGVELGGAVKNVLAIAAGISDGLGFGANARVAIVTRGLAEIMRLGAKLGAQPETLMGLAGVGDLVLTCTDNQSRNRRLGLALGQGKSRDAALAEIGQAVEGAKSALSIGKLAERAGVEMPICQQVYRILYEHLPPKQAVNELLSRDLKAEF; translated from the coding sequence ATGAGTGAACGCATCCAGTCCATCGCGGTTTACGGCGCAGGCTCGTGGGGAACCGCGTTAGCGTTGCAATTGGCGCGTAATGGGCTGGATGTGTTGTTGTGGGATATTAACCCTGAGCACGTTGCCAATTTGAATCGGCAACGTGAAAACGCGCATTACCTGCCGGGTATTGCTTTTCCTGACAAACTCCAGTGTTCCGCTGATTTGCCAACGGTGGCAGCGTTTGCGGATTACCATTTGGTCGTCGTTCCAAGCCATGTTTTCCGTGAAATGTTGCGGAAATTGGCTCCCTTATTGAACGCTGCTGATGCGGTTCTGTGGGCGACCAAAGGGTTGGAGCTGGAAACCGGCAAGTTGCTGCATCAGGTATTGGAAGAGGAATTGCCGCAATGTCGCGCTTATGGTGTGGTGTCTGGCCCCACCTTTGCGGCTGAAGTGGCACGTGGTCTGCCCACAGCTATGACCGTGGCAGCCAACCAGCCTGCTTTAGCACAAGCCGTTGCTGCGGCGTTTAGTGCAGCGAATTACCGCGCTTACATCAGTAACGATGTGTTAGGCGTGGAATTGGGCGGGGCGGTAAAAAATGTCTTGGCAATTGCGGCAGGCATTTCCGACGGTTTGGGTTTCGGTGCGAATGCGCGGGTGGCGATTGTCACACGCGGCTTGGCGGAAATCATGCGTTTGGGCGCAAAGCTCGGCGCACAACCTGAAACCTTGATGGGCTTAGCTGGTGTCGGCGATTTGGTGCTGACTTGCACCGATAACCAATCGCGCAACCGGCGCTTAGGCTTGGCACTCGGTCAAGGCAAAAGCCGGGATGCGGCGCTTGCGGAAATCGGTCAGGCGGTAGAAGGGGCGAAATCAGCGCTTTCCATTGGTAAATTAGCCGAACGTGCCGGGGTGGAAATGCCGATTTGCCAGCAAGTTTACCGCATTCTTTACGAACATTTACCGCCCAAACAGGCGGTCAACGAACTGCTTTCGCGTGATTTGAAAGCGGAATTCTGA
- the gshB gene encoding glutathione synthase — translation MNTIPAYAIGIVMDPISSITIKKDSTFAMMLEAQRRGCPLFHILQGDLFMDDGVVFAKMNPVTVKDDPSAWFTFGEALVKPLHELPVVLMRKDPPFDMEYIYSTYLLELVQKRGTLVVNRPESIRSANEKLFAAWFPDYCPPTRVTRDMARIREFLAQQQHIVVKPLDGMGGSMIFQIKQGDPNSNVILEAITAHGTRTVMAQRFLPEYKQGDKRILLIDGEPFPHALARIPAEGEGRANLAAGGTGVGVDLTEREFTICAGIAPVLREMGLLFVGLDVIGDYVTEINVTSPTCIRELDTIYAANIASLLWDAVECRLA, via the coding sequence ATGAACACCATTCCCGCCTACGCTATCGGCATCGTGATGGATCCGATCAGCAGCATTACCATTAAAAAAGACAGTACCTTCGCGATGATGCTGGAAGCCCAGCGCCGAGGTTGCCCTTTATTCCATATTCTGCAAGGCGACTTGTTTATGGATGATGGTGTGGTGTTTGCCAAAATGAACCCGGTGACGGTTAAAGACGATCCCAGTGCTTGGTTTACGTTCGGTGAAGCGCTGGTAAAACCGCTGCATGAATTGCCGGTGGTGTTAATGCGCAAAGATCCGCCGTTTGACATGGAATACATTTACAGCACGTATTTGCTGGAATTGGTGCAAAAACGCGGCACGCTGGTGGTGAATCGCCCAGAAAGTATTCGCAGTGCCAATGAAAAATTGTTTGCCGCGTGGTTTCCTGACTATTGCCCACCGACTCGCGTGACCCGCGATATGGCACGTATCCGCGAATTTTTGGCGCAACAGCAACACATTGTGGTGAAACCCTTGGATGGCATGGGCGGTTCAATGATTTTCCAGATTAAGCAAGGCGATCCGAACAGCAATGTGATTCTGGAAGCGATTACCGCGCACGGCACGCGCACGGTGATGGCACAGCGCTTTTTGCCGGAATACAAACAGGGCGATAAGCGCATTTTGCTGATCGACGGTGAGCCGTTCCCTCATGCACTGGCACGAATTCCGGCGGAAGGCGAGGGGCGGGCGAATTTGGCGGCGGGCGGTACGGGCGTGGGTGTGGATTTGACGGAACGCGAATTTACGATTTGCGCCGGTATTGCGCCGGTATTGCGGGAGATGGGTTTGCTGTTTGTAGGGCTGGATGTGATCGGCGATTACGTGACTGAGATTAATGTCACTAGCCCGACCTGCATTCGCGAATTGGATACGATTTATGCGGCTAATATTGCCAGCCTGCTATGGGATGCGGTTGAGTGCAGGCTGGCGTAG
- a CDS encoding YdcH family protein, with protein sequence MFGESHNLATEFPEYKEQIHQLKMEDRHFARLFDEYHEVDDQLHRIEQGIEVHADEFVETLKLRRLHLKDELFDMLKKVSD encoded by the coding sequence ATGTTTGGAGAATCTCATAACCTCGCAACGGAATTCCCTGAGTACAAAGAGCAAATTCACCAGCTAAAAATGGAAGATCGCCATTTTGCTCGCCTGTTCGACGAGTATCACGAGGTCGATGACCAACTACACCGCATTGAACAAGGGATCGAAGTTCATGCGGATGAATTTGTCGAAACCCTGAAACTGCGGCGCTTGCATCTCAAAGACGAGCTATTCGATATGCTGAAAAAAGTATCCGATTGA
- a CDS encoding OsmC family protein, producing the protein MKARVKWLDNMSFVGESGSGHSVVMDGAPEFGGRNLGMRPMEMLLLGLGGCSSFDVVLILQKSKQQVVDCEVLMEAERADKDPKVFTRIHLHFVVSGRNLAADKVERAVKLSAEKYCSASIMLGKTAEITHDFEVLEAL; encoded by the coding sequence GTGAAAGCCAGAGTCAAATGGTTGGATAATATGAGTTTCGTTGGCGAGTCCGGCAGTGGGCATTCAGTGGTGATGGACGGTGCGCCCGAATTCGGTGGGCGTAACCTCGGAATGCGCCCGATGGAAATGCTATTGCTGGGCTTGGGCGGTTGTTCGTCTTTCGACGTGGTGCTGATTCTGCAAAAATCCAAACAGCAGGTGGTGGATTGTGAAGTGCTGATGGAAGCCGAACGTGCCGACAAAGATCCCAAAGTTTTCACCCGTATCCACCTGCATTTTGTGGTCAGCGGACGCAACCTTGCTGCTGATAAAGTTGAGCGTGCGGTGAAATTATCGGCTGAAAAATATTGCTCCGCATCCATTATGCTGGGTAAAACCGCTGAGATTACCCACGATTTTGAAGTCCTTGAGGCATTGTGA
- the speD gene encoding adenosylmethionine decarboxylase, protein MVERHQKQIRLHGFNNLTKTLSFNIYDICYARSPAHREEYLAYIDEEYNADRLTKILTDVADIIGANILNVARQDYDPQGASVTILVSEEPVLSEEKITASASARPGPYPEDVVAHLDKSHLTVHTYPESHPDNGISTFRADIDVSTCGRISPLKALNYLIHSLESDIVIMDYRVRGFTRDVKGKKHFIDHKINSIQNFLSPETKRNYSMLDVNVYQENIFHTKMMLKEFDLDNYLFGLGKNDYFEKDIKQIETQLRKEMKEIFYGRNTGSL, encoded by the coding sequence TTGGTTGAGCGTCATCAAAAGCAGATTCGCCTGCACGGGTTTAATAACCTGACTAAAACCTTAAGTTTTAACATTTACGACATCTGCTACGCAAGGAGTCCGGCTCACCGTGAAGAATACCTCGCGTACATTGATGAAGAATACAATGCTGACCGTTTGACCAAAATCCTTACGGATGTGGCAGACATTATCGGCGCTAATATTTTGAACGTGGCACGCCAAGATTATGATCCACAAGGCGCAAGCGTCACCATTCTGGTCTCGGAAGAGCCTGTGTTGTCGGAAGAAAAGATCACCGCGTCCGCTTCCGCTCGCCCCGGCCCTTACCCGGAAGACGTGGTGGCACATTTGGATAAAAGCCATTTGACGGTACACACTTACCCGGAAAGTCACCCCGATAATGGCATCAGTACGTTCCGTGCGGACATTGATGTATCCACCTGTGGGCGCATCTCGCCGTTGAAAGCATTGAATTACTTAATACACAGTTTAGAGTCCGATATTGTCATTATGGACTATCGGGTGCGTGGTTTTACCCGTGATGTGAAGGGTAAAAAGCACTTCATCGACCATAAGATCAACTCTATCCAAAACTTCTTGTCACCCGAAACAAAACGTAATTATTCCATGCTAGACGTTAATGTTTATCAAGAGAATATCTTTCATACCAAAATGATGTTGAAAGAATTTGATCTGGATAACTACTTGTTTGGTTTGGGTAAAAATGATTATTTTGAAAAAGACATCAAGCAGATTGAAACGCAATTACGCAAGGAAATGAAAGAGATTTTCTACGGCAGAAACACCGGCAGTTTGTGA
- a CDS encoding C40 family peptidase, with product MSSVSVKSLTLLSLGAVALLLAGCNSETVKTAEAEQAKVYTAQFAHSENTSASVTRIPVQASRDTTLLDRVVWNAEKQKGKMYRYGGESPKTGFDCSGLTQFAFEQGAGVSLPRTAADQYASSVKIAKHEASKGDLVFFKTSGKRISHVGIYLGDDKFVHAPRTGKAITTDKLQGYWANKLVGFGRVPGACKPAYS from the coding sequence ATGAGTAGTGTTAGTGTAAAGTCATTGACCCTGTTGAGTCTGGGGGCAGTGGCGTTGTTACTGGCTGGCTGTAATTCTGAAACTGTTAAAACTGCGGAAGCAGAACAAGCCAAGGTATACACCGCGCAATTTGCCCATTCTGAAAATACTTCGGCAAGTGTGACCAGAATACCTGTTCAAGCCTCACGTGATACCACTTTGTTGGATCGGGTAGTCTGGAACGCTGAAAAGCAAAAAGGCAAGATGTATCGCTACGGCGGCGAAAGCCCTAAAACGGGTTTTGATTGCAGTGGTTTGACGCAGTTTGCATTTGAGCAAGGCGCTGGGGTTTCCCTGCCACGTACCGCTGCCGATCAATACGCATCATCGGTCAAAATTGCGAAGCATGAAGCCAGCAAAGGCGACTTGGTTTTCTTCAAAACCAGTGGTAAGCGCATCAGTCATGTCGGTATTTATTTGGGGGATGATAAGTTTGTCCATGCACCGCGTACCGGTAAAGCCATCACCACCGACAAGCTGCAAGGCTATTGGGCTAATAAGCTGGTGGGCTTCGGACGTGTTCCGGGTGCTTGCAAACCTGCTTATTCCTAA
- a CDS encoding DUF3530 family protein → MKVAAAVYTLASVVVLALMVMRPAVNIASPAPEAANTPTPEAVASETMPVTMPSVAPTADAALPGAQPAPAIAPVPMAEPAPAAVAPVPLAQPAPAVVAPAPLTEPLPAVVAPAPLAQPVAPPMMPPPPQAVPMPAAPPAPVPTPSEPNALEEKKNDVTPPAATKPAPDANATPDYAREQRLASEISDTIMEGEVISLNDGAQNFMGILTSAEQPRGAVIILHGRGYHPDWEDVAHPLRVGLVAKGWTTLSLQMPVLEKEAKYYDYVPLFANADKRINAGVAFLKQQGITKIVLAAHSCGAHMAMNWVDTTGGRDLAAYVGLGMGATDYEQELLHPFPLDKLSVPVLDIYGEKDFPQVLSLAPERQALMQKAGNTHSKQMVLPDADHYYKDKGDALTAVVANWLNSLP, encoded by the coding sequence ATGAAAGTTGCCGCAGCCGTTTACACGCTTGCCTCCGTTGTGGTGTTGGCCTTAATGGTCATGCGCCCTGCTGTGAATATTGCCAGCCCTGCTCCAGAAGCAGCCAACACCCCAACACCTGAAGCGGTGGCAAGCGAAACCATGCCAGTGACCATGCCAAGTGTTGCGCCTACTGCGGATGCGGCATTGCCCGGTGCACAGCCAGCACCTGCGATAGCACCTGTGCCAATGGCTGAACCTGCACCAGCGGCTGTAGCCCCTGTGCCACTGGCGCAACCCGCCCCGGCAGTTGTAGCGCCTGCACCACTGACTGAACCCCTACCAGCAGTTGTAGCGCCTGCACCACTGGCGCAACCGGTCGCACCGCCAATGATGCCGCCGCCACCGCAGGCTGTTCCAATGCCTGCCGCTCCCCCGGCGCCTGTTCCCACCCCTTCCGAGCCAAATGCCTTGGAAGAAAAAAAAAATGATGTAACCCCACCGGCTGCAACCAAACCGGCACCGGATGCTAACGCCACCCCTGATTACGCCCGCGAGCAACGCCTTGCGAGCGAAATCAGCGACACGATCATGGAAGGCGAAGTCATTAGCCTGAATGACGGCGCGCAAAATTTCATGGGTATTCTTACATCAGCGGAACAGCCGCGTGGGGCGGTTATTATTTTGCACGGGCGCGGCTATCACCCTGACTGGGAAGATGTTGCGCACCCTTTACGGGTAGGTTTGGTGGCAAAAGGCTGGACAACCCTGTCCTTGCAAATGCCGGTTCTGGAAAAAGAAGCCAAGTATTATGATTACGTGCCACTGTTTGCCAATGCAGACAAACGCATTAACGCCGGTGTCGCTTTTTTGAAACAACAGGGCATTACCAAAATTGTGCTGGCTGCTCACAGTTGTGGCGCACACATGGCGATGAATTGGGTAGACACGACGGGCGGGCGTGACCTTGCTGCTTACGTGGGGCTAGGCATGGGGGCGACCGATTATGAACAGGAACTGCTACACCCTTTCCCGCTGGATAAATTATCTGTACCGGTACTGGACATATACGGTGAAAAAGACTTTCCGCAAGTACTCAGCCTTGCCCCAGAACGTCAGGCCCTGATGCAGAAAGCAGGCAATACCCATTCCAAACAAATGGTGTTACCCGATGCTGATCATTATTACAAAGACAAGGGTGATGCGCTCACAGCCGTGGTCGCTAACTGGCTCAACAGCTTGCCGTAA
- a CDS encoding rubrerythrin family protein: MELKGSKTEQHLKDAFAGESQANRRYLYFAAKADVEGYNDVATVFRSTAEGETGHAHGHLEYLEASGDPATGLPIGPTAANLKASIAGETHEYTDMYPGMAKDAREEGFDEIADWFETLAKAERSHANRFQKALDNLDA, encoded by the coding sequence ATGGAACTGAAGGGAAGTAAGACAGAACAGCATCTGAAAGATGCCTTTGCTGGTGAATCACAGGCCAACCGCCGTTATTTGTACTTCGCAGCCAAAGCCGACGTGGAAGGCTACAACGACGTTGCGACTGTATTCCGCTCCACTGCGGAAGGTGAAACCGGTCACGCGCACGGTCACTTGGAATACTTGGAAGCCTCTGGCGACCCAGCAACAGGTCTGCCCATCGGCCCGACGGCTGCTAACCTGAAAGCTTCTATCGCTGGCGAAACCCACGAGTACACTGACATGTACCCTGGTATGGCAAAAGACGCACGTGAAGAAGGTTTCGACGAAATCGCGGATTGGTTCGAGACACTGGCAAAAGCGGAGCGTTCCCACGCTAACCGTTTCCAGAAAGCACTGGATAATCTGGACGCTTAA